The Miscanthus floridulus cultivar M001 chromosome 7, ASM1932011v1, whole genome shotgun sequence genome includes a region encoding these proteins:
- the LOC136464739 gene encoding cyclin-B1-2-like: protein MASGSMKREISETHDTLRFGLNAGVKADLAPPHPLQSTIQSEAKFWADKKKFGTEAIYGSALNIRKDLDAQILSRFQRPPGALPSSLLGYEALTGSLDDFGFEDYLNMPQDSDSFRQPDMHHGMEVRLGLSKGPICPSFN from the exons ATGGCGAGCGGCAGCATGAAGAGGGAGATCAGCGAGACCCACGACACTCTCCGCTTCGGCCTCAACGCCGGCGTCAAGGCCGACCTCGCGCCGCCGCACCCGCTCCAGTCCACCATCCAATCG GAGGCCAAGTTCTGGGCGGACAAGAAGAAGTTTGGGACAGAGGCCATCTACGGATCCGCCTTGAACATCCGCAAGGATCTCGATGCCCAAATCCTCTCCAG GTTCCAAAGGCCCCCTGGTGCTTTGCCATCATCTCTGCTTGGATATGAGGCACTGACAGGTTCCCTGGATGATTTTGGATTTGAAGATTATCTTAACA TGCCACAAGATTCTGACAGTTTCCGTCAACCTGACATGCACCACGGAATGGAGGTTCGCCTTGGTTTGTCCAAGGGACCTATCTGCCCTAGCTTCAATTGA